The bacterium genome has a window encoding:
- a CDS encoding helix-turn-helix domain-containing protein — MNRKKKHERKSPHEQIAIAREYLEGHDTQREVAARHGVDRASVAGYVMRYKRGEIRLIAPALQEAKSRVPVVLSGTALQAKLRRARKRGLVK, encoded by the coding sequence ATGAATCGGAAAAAGAAGCATGAACGCAAATCGCCGCATGAGCAGATCGCAATTGCGCGCGAGTATCTCGAAGGCCACGACACGCAAAGGGAAGTCGCGGCGCGGCACGGCGTCGATCGCGCGAGTGTGGCGGGGTACGTCATGAGATATAAGCGTGGCGAGATTAGGTTGATTGCGCCGGCGCTGCAGGAGGCGAAATCGCGGGTGCCGGTTGTGCTTTCCGGAACGGCGCTTCAGGCGAAATTGCGACGGGCGCGGAAAAGGGGGCTGGTGAAATGA
- a CDS encoding RusA family crossover junction endodeoxyribonuclease, with amino-acid sequence MSRLEFVVKMQCRTKQRPRATTDRRGNVHSYMTTEYQISRDLLRQELWAAMRSRRMKPFKRGVPLCLYLLIKFKGKGRGDADNLAGFFMDAANGTVWHDDSQIEFLTVDLVRNAGENVIEAIIELKEVNE; translated from the coding sequence ATGAGCCGGCTTGAATTCGTCGTCAAAATGCAATGCCGGACGAAACAGCGCCCGCGGGCCACGACCGATCGGCGCGGCAACGTTCACTCGTACATGACCACGGAGTATCAGATAAGCCGCGATCTCTTGCGGCAGGAATTATGGGCGGCGATGCGGTCGAGGCGAATGAAACCGTTCAAGCGCGGCGTACCGCTTTGTCTTTACCTGTTGATCAAATTCAAGGGCAAGGGGCGGGGCGACGCTGATAACCTGGCCGGTTTTTTCATGGACGCCGCGAACGGCACGGTCTGGCACGACGATTCACAGATCGAGTTTTTAACCGTCGATCTGGTCAGAAATGCCGGCGAAAATGTCATTGAAGCGATAATCGAGCTGAAGGAGGTGAACGAATGA
- a CDS encoding DNA modification methylase — translation MPQCEIETKPLSELIPAPYNPRTITEAAMRGLKASIERFGLVQPIVFNRRTGHVVGGHQRVKALQAAGETEAQCVIVDLPETEEKALNLTLNNPAIAGEFTEGVFSLLDDIKVEVPDLYENLLLDDIAVHFPEFEQVGNGKYGDADLDEIPEAPEPVTQPGDLWMLGNHRLVCGDATDADRVAYLMQGRKADMVFTDPPYNVDYGSSKNPRHKYRTIENDKQSPSEWLDFCRVFLLAIKQYCPGDIYIFGAPGPEGMRQRLLACEIGFHWSATIIWKKQQLVLTPANYQRMYEPCLYGWFGKSTFGDDRTQTEVWEIDRPHKSELCPTQKPVELCMRAITNSSKHNDIVLDLFGGSGSTLIACEQLNRTCYMMEIDPHYCDVIVKRWEDLTGNKAIRQPCCEAVAANG, via the coding sequence GTGCCTCAATGCGAAATTGAAACAAAGCCGTTATCGGAGCTTATTCCTGCTCCCTATAATCCGCGCACCATCACAGAGGCCGCGATGCGTGGACTGAAAGCGAGCATAGAACGCTTCGGCCTTGTGCAGCCGATTGTATTCAACAGGCGAACCGGGCATGTCGTAGGAGGACACCAGCGCGTCAAGGCATTGCAGGCCGCGGGCGAAACAGAGGCGCAATGCGTGATTGTCGATTTGCCGGAAACGGAGGAAAAGGCGCTCAACCTGACGCTGAACAATCCGGCAATCGCGGGCGAGTTCACGGAAGGGGTATTTTCGCTGCTGGACGATATCAAGGTCGAGGTTCCGGATTTGTACGAGAATCTACTGCTGGATGATATAGCGGTTCACTTCCCCGAATTCGAGCAGGTCGGGAACGGCAAATACGGGGACGCGGATTTGGACGAAATCCCCGAAGCGCCGGAACCCGTGACGCAGCCGGGCGATCTGTGGATGCTGGGCAATCATCGGCTCGTTTGCGGCGACGCCACGGACGCCGACCGCGTGGCCTATTTGATGCAGGGCAGGAAGGCGGACATGGTTTTCACCGACCCGCCATATAATGTCGATTATGGAAGCTCAAAAAACCCCCGGCATAAATACAGAACTATCGAAAACGACAAGCAATCGCCGTCGGAGTGGCTTGATTTCTGTCGGGTGTTTCTGTTGGCGATTAAGCAATATTGCCCCGGCGACATATACATCTTCGGGGCTCCCGGCCCCGAAGGTATGCGCCAGCGGCTCTTAGCTTGTGAGATTGGATTCCATTGGTCGGCGACGATTATTTGGAAAAAACAACAACTGGTATTAACGCCCGCAAATTATCAGCGAATGTATGAACCGTGCCTATATGGATGGTTTGGCAAGAGCACATTCGGAGACGACAGAACCCAAACCGAGGTGTGGGAAATAGACCGCCCCCATAAGAGCGAACTGTGCCCCACACAAAAGCCTGTCGAGCTTTGCATGCGGGCAATCACAAACTCAAGCAAACACAACGATATTGTCTTGGATTTATTCGGCGGTTCCGGCAGTACCTTGATTGCTTGCGAGCAACTTAATCGCACTTGCTATATGATGGAAATCGACCCGCATTATTGCGACGTGATAGTGAAGCGTTGGGAAGACTTGACCGGCAACAAGGCAATCCGGCAACCGTGTTGCGAGGCGGTAGCGGCCAATGGCTAA
- a CDS encoding phage portal protein translates to MGVTLLQRIANAYRVFKATDMQQVTGLLFPGFNSTFGSRSTVSREAIEHVHSWVFACFDVRAAATSSAEPRLVKPNGEPLQSHPLLTALLEPEGEFSYNELMYLSSMWLDALGEVMWYIVRRGGTITGFLPMRGDWFKIKPAADGTMQYVYDPGNGKVVNFDAREIIYFRRPNPADPIRGLSLISAGAYSIDELTKMHKTRNALLDNDSTPPFGLKFTNTTRKEDIEALRYQFELRHKGSKKAGRVAFLPGDAEVVPFPVKFEELLYLVAMDKTREEICGICRVPLAKLGLVQDVNRANSEAMDATFMSETIAPHVGWFEDGLNSRLMPNIGLSGLRWKFDLDIPVDRVYELDETTRLLQAGAISINEARRKYGYPDIAGADMPLVPFSLVPLTYAQAPQDSGNDANPDNQPKALKKQLAGETRRKAAWKSFDSRVRPWERVVKRLLDDYFDETSAKVRANLRKAYRGMDVTKGPAPDIEALIPSEILEGIALAAKMSPIVSDILKQFLEDTAAQYGADGVFNPDSPRIAVWLGKELERRMTKIAATTADELRAAMTEGVRAGEGIDKIAQRVADAMNQAKSYRSVRIAQTEVIGASNRGTMEGLRAAGFERKEWLSSRDGRVRETHIEADGQIVALDSPFVVGAAQLDHPGDMLADAPEETINCRCTVVPVFGGEV, encoded by the coding sequence ATGGGCGTAACATTGCTCCAGCGGATCGCAAACGCTTACCGCGTCTTCAAGGCAACCGATATGCAGCAGGTGACGGGCCTGCTGTTTCCCGGCTTTAATTCAACCTTCGGTTCACGAAGTACGGTCAGCCGAGAGGCAATCGAGCACGTACACAGTTGGGTGTTCGCATGCTTTGACGTGCGTGCGGCCGCAACTTCGAGTGCGGAGCCGCGGCTGGTGAAGCCGAACGGCGAACCGCTGCAATCGCATCCGCTCTTGACGGCGCTTCTGGAACCGGAGGGCGAATTCAGCTACAACGAGCTCATGTACCTTAGCTCGATGTGGCTTGACGCGCTGGGCGAGGTGATGTGGTACATCGTGCGCCGGGGCGGGACGATAACGGGCTTTCTGCCAATGCGGGGTGATTGGTTCAAAATAAAACCCGCCGCCGATGGCACGATGCAATATGTCTACGATCCCGGCAACGGCAAGGTTGTCAATTTCGACGCCCGCGAGATAATTTACTTTCGGCGGCCGAATCCCGCCGATCCAATCCGCGGCCTTTCGCTGATAAGTGCCGGCGCGTATTCAATTGACGAACTGACCAAAATGCACAAAACGCGAAACGCCCTTCTCGACAACGACAGTACCCCGCCATTCGGCCTGAAGTTCACGAACACGACGCGCAAGGAAGACATCGAGGCATTGCGGTACCAGTTCGAACTCCGCCACAAGGGGAGCAAGAAGGCGGGCCGGGTGGCATTCCTGCCCGGCGACGCCGAGGTTGTGCCGTTCCCGGTCAAGTTCGAGGAACTGCTTTATCTTGTCGCGATGGACAAGACCCGCGAGGAGATTTGCGGAATATGCAGGGTGCCCCTGGCCAAGCTCGGCCTGGTGCAGGACGTGAACCGCGCCAACAGTGAGGCGATGGACGCGACATTTATGAGTGAAACAATCGCCCCGCATGTCGGGTGGTTCGAGGACGGGCTGAATTCGCGGCTGATGCCCAACATCGGGCTGAGCGGTTTGCGATGGAAATTCGACCTCGATATCCCCGTTGATCGCGTCTACGAGCTTGACGAAACGACGCGGCTATTGCAGGCCGGCGCGATTTCGATTAACGAGGCGCGGCGCAAATACGGCTATCCCGATATCGCGGGAGCCGATATGCCGCTCGTGCCGTTCTCGCTAGTGCCGCTCACGTATGCACAGGCGCCCCAGGACAGCGGAAACGACGCAAACCCGGACAATCAGCCAAAGGCGCTGAAAAAGCAGCTTGCGGGCGAAACGCGCCGCAAGGCCGCGTGGAAGTCGTTCGATTCGCGCGTCAGGCCGTGGGAGCGCGTTGTCAAGCGATTGCTGGATGATTATTTCGACGAGACGAGCGCGAAGGTGCGAGCTAATTTGCGCAAAGCGTATCGCGGCATGGACGTGACTAAAGGCCCCGCTCCCGATATCGAGGCGCTCATTCCATCGGAGATACTGGAAGGGATTGCACTCGCAGCAAAGATGTCGCCGATTGTCAGCGACATTCTGAAGCAATTTCTGGAGGATACCGCGGCGCAATACGGCGCGGACGGCGTGTTCAATCCGGACAGCCCGCGGATAGCCGTGTGGCTCGGCAAGGAGCTGGAGCGGCGGATGACCAAAATCGCCGCCACGACCGCCGACGAATTGCGGGCCGCAATGACAGAGGGCGTGCGTGCTGGTGAGGGAATTGACAAGATCGCTCAGCGCGTCGCCGATGCGATGAACCAGGCCAAGAGCTACCGAAGTGTAAGAATCGCCCAAACGGAAGTAATCGGCGCGAGTAACCGCGGCACGATGGAAGGCCTTAGGGCAGCGGGATTCGAGCGGAAAGAATGGCTGAGCTCGCGTGACGGGCGGGTGCGGGAAACCCATATCGAAGCCGACGGGCAAATTGTGGCGCTTGATTCGCCGTTCGTCGTCGGGGCTGCACAGCTTGACCATCCGGGCGATATGCTGGCGGACGCCCCGGAGGAAACCATAAATTGCCGTTGTACCGTTGTGCCTGTTTTCGGAGGTGAAGTATGA
- a CDS encoding HK97 family phage prohead protease, with amino-acid sequence MKTKELGIQTCKALVKDIGGEPGERGWIIGVASTSTVDRDGDVIEAAGWLLDEYRKNPQFLFAHDASDLPIGKTLWVKPEDKQLIFKAEFAAHQKAQDVRRLYLDGMLNSFSVRFLPVEYTIMENGGYRFEKQKLVEISAVPIPANAEAVVVEVKSGTINTDRDTLRRLEVMRRVKGGLLGRLVAASEKGALKFSEVKHEVD; translated from the coding sequence ATGAAGACGAAAGAGCTTGGAATTCAAACATGCAAGGCTCTCGTAAAGGATATCGGCGGCGAGCCGGGCGAGCGCGGCTGGATAATAGGCGTGGCATCAACGAGCACGGTTGACCGCGACGGCGACGTCATTGAGGCCGCGGGCTGGCTGCTTGACGAATATCGCAAAAATCCGCAGTTCCTTTTCGCCCACGATGCCTCCGATTTGCCCATCGGAAAAACCCTCTGGGTGAAGCCGGAAGACAAACAGCTCATTTTCAAGGCTGAATTCGCGGCACACCAGAAGGCGCAGGACGTGCGCCGGCTTTATCTCGACGGGATGCTGAACTCGTTCTCGGTGCGCTTTTTGCCCGTCGAATACACGATAATGGAGAACGGCGGATATCGTTTTGAAAAACAGAAGCTGGTCGAAATATCCGCGGTGCCGATTCCCGCAAACGCCGAGGCGGTTGTGGTGGAAGTAAAATCTGGTACAATAAACACAGACCGAGATACGCTCCGGCGGCTGGAGGTAATGCGCCGAGTTAAAGGCGGCTTACTAGGCAGGCTTGTGGCGGCTTCGGAAAAAGGGGCACTTAAATTTTCCGAGGTGAAACATG